A stretch of Castanea sativa cultivar Marrone di Chiusa Pesio chromosome 2, ASM4071231v1 DNA encodes these proteins:
- the LOC142624646 gene encoding putative E3 ubiquitin-protein ligase XBAT35 isoform X1 yields the protein MGQQQSKDELLYQQVSYGNAEGIKSLRREGAGLEWVDREGKTPLIVACMSPELYNVAKTLIELGANVNAYRPGRRAGTALHHAAKRGLENTVKLLLSHGANALLMNDDCHSALDVARVKGHSSVVRAIESHICLFSGWLREFNGPGFLEILAPVLVTRKVWVVVLPCGARNPTKPFKLELAIYPSLQDAQPRKVIALWTANLEEPKLHQSDPSVIIQDTSTISRGRRRRRSLYTSQEARCRSRTHRQTRIKLAPANESDKQQLQRFCDACKGISQGVPPAFLHINQTPVATAPQSAEDFEMAMAINASIQSVMQERPPIPDAHPSTEASSSISWNNSANTSSHSGLDVPIAPAPNTSSSKRTVHETGPEGNSSQQSQNHNIVTTTQTNPTPGSIPSAPPIADGIIEDGPIQYPSIDTSSVDVSSPIIEDAPGKAGERKDDGSASSCVICLDAPVEGACIPCGHMVGCMSCLTEIKEKKWGCPVCRAKIDQVVKLYVV from the exons atggGTCAACAGCAATCCAAGGATGAGTTGCTCTACCAGCAGGTGAGTTATGGCAACGCAGAGGGAATCAAATCTCTTCGCAGAGAAGGTGCAGGCCTTGAG TGGGTTGATAGAGAGGGAAAAACCCCTTTGATTGTTGCGTGTATGAGCCCGGAGCTTTATAATGTTGCTAAAACTTTGATAGAGCTCGGTGCCAATGTCAACGCGTATAGGCcag GTCGTCGTGCTGGGACTGCTTTACATCATGCAGCTAAAAGAGGCCTTGAAAATACTGTGAAGTTACTACTTTCACATGGAG CGAATGCATTGTTAATGAATGATGATTGTCATAGTGCTCTTGATGTTGCTAGAGTGAAGGGGCACAGCAGTGTTGTTCGTGCTATTGAG AGTCATATTTGCTTATTCTCTGGTTGGCTGCGGGAGTTTAATGGACCAGGTTTTCTTGAAATACTGGCGCCTGTGTTAGTCACAAGAAAAGT TTGGGTTGTTGTTCTACCCTGTGGTGCTCGTAATCCTACAAAGCCTTTCAAGTTGGAGCTTGCCATATACCCTAGTTTGCAG GATGCCCAACCCCGTAAAGTTATTGCATTATGGACAGCCAATTTGGAAGAACCAAAGCTACACCAGTCTGATCCATCAGTGATAATTCAAGATACTTCAACCA TCTCAAGAGGCAGGAGGCGGAGACGAAGTCTTTACACCTCCCAAGAGGCGAGGTGTAGGTCTCGAACACATAGGC AAACCCGCATTAAGCTTGCACCTGCGAATGAAAGTGACAAGCAACAACTTCAGAGGTTTTGTGATGCATGCAAGGGAATTTCCCAG GGAGTGCCTCCTGCATTTTTGCATATTAATCAGACCCCAGTAGCCACTGCACCGCAATCTGCTGAAGATTTTGAAATGGCAATGGCTATCAATGCCTCAATCCAGTCTGTTATGCAGGAGAGACCACCTATTCCTGATGCTCACCCTAGCACTGAAGCAAGTTCATCCATTAGTTGGAATAACTCTGCGAACACTAGCAGTCATAGTGGTTTGGATGTACCAATAGCGCCTGCTCCAAACACAAGTAGTTCTAAGAGGACAGTGCATGAAACTGGCCCTGAAGGCAATTCAAGTCAGCAAAGCCAGAACCACAACATTGTTACTACCACCCAAACAAATCCCACCCCTGGTTCTATCCCTTCAGCTCCACCAATTGCTGATGGGATTATAGAAGATGGTCCTATTCAGTACCCATCAATTGATACCAGTTCTGTTGATGTGTCATCCCCAATTATCGAGGATGCACCTGGTAAAGCAGGTGAAAGGAAAGATGATGGGAGTGCATCATCATGTGTGATATGTTTAGATGCTCCAGTTGAGGGAGCATGCATTCCCTGTGGCCATATGGTTGGATGTATGTCTTGTTTGACCGAGATCAAAGAGAAGAAGTGGGGTTGCCCTGTTTGTCGGGCCAAGATTGACCAGGTTGTAAAGCTGTATGTTGTTTGA
- the LOC142624646 gene encoding putative E3 ubiquitin-protein ligase XBAT35 isoform X2 has product MGQQQSKDELLYQQVSYGNAEGIKSLRREGAGLEWVDREGKTPLIVACMSPELYNVAKTLIELGANVNAYRPGRRAGTALHHAAKRGLENTVKLLLSHGANALLMNDDCHSALDVARVKGHSSVVRAIESHICLFSGWLREFNGPGFLEILAPVLVTRKVWVVVLPCGARNPTKPFKLELAIYPSLQDAQPRKVIALWTANLEEPKLHQSDPSVIIQDTSTKTRIKLAPANESDKQQLQRFCDACKGISQGVPPAFLHINQTPVATAPQSAEDFEMAMAINASIQSVMQERPPIPDAHPSTEASSSISWNNSANTSSHSGLDVPIAPAPNTSSSKRTVHETGPEGNSSQQSQNHNIVTTTQTNPTPGSIPSAPPIADGIIEDGPIQYPSIDTSSVDVSSPIIEDAPGKAGERKDDGSASSCVICLDAPVEGACIPCGHMVGCMSCLTEIKEKKWGCPVCRAKIDQVVKLYVV; this is encoded by the exons atggGTCAACAGCAATCCAAGGATGAGTTGCTCTACCAGCAGGTGAGTTATGGCAACGCAGAGGGAATCAAATCTCTTCGCAGAGAAGGTGCAGGCCTTGAG TGGGTTGATAGAGAGGGAAAAACCCCTTTGATTGTTGCGTGTATGAGCCCGGAGCTTTATAATGTTGCTAAAACTTTGATAGAGCTCGGTGCCAATGTCAACGCGTATAGGCcag GTCGTCGTGCTGGGACTGCTTTACATCATGCAGCTAAAAGAGGCCTTGAAAATACTGTGAAGTTACTACTTTCACATGGAG CGAATGCATTGTTAATGAATGATGATTGTCATAGTGCTCTTGATGTTGCTAGAGTGAAGGGGCACAGCAGTGTTGTTCGTGCTATTGAG AGTCATATTTGCTTATTCTCTGGTTGGCTGCGGGAGTTTAATGGACCAGGTTTTCTTGAAATACTGGCGCCTGTGTTAGTCACAAGAAAAGT TTGGGTTGTTGTTCTACCCTGTGGTGCTCGTAATCCTACAAAGCCTTTCAAGTTGGAGCTTGCCATATACCCTAGTTTGCAG GATGCCCAACCCCGTAAAGTTATTGCATTATGGACAGCCAATTTGGAAGAACCAAAGCTACACCAGTCTGATCCATCAGTGATAATTCAAGATACTTCAACCA AAACCCGCATTAAGCTTGCACCTGCGAATGAAAGTGACAAGCAACAACTTCAGAGGTTTTGTGATGCATGCAAGGGAATTTCCCAG GGAGTGCCTCCTGCATTTTTGCATATTAATCAGACCCCAGTAGCCACTGCACCGCAATCTGCTGAAGATTTTGAAATGGCAATGGCTATCAATGCCTCAATCCAGTCTGTTATGCAGGAGAGACCACCTATTCCTGATGCTCACCCTAGCACTGAAGCAAGTTCATCCATTAGTTGGAATAACTCTGCGAACACTAGCAGTCATAGTGGTTTGGATGTACCAATAGCGCCTGCTCCAAACACAAGTAGTTCTAAGAGGACAGTGCATGAAACTGGCCCTGAAGGCAATTCAAGTCAGCAAAGCCAGAACCACAACATTGTTACTACCACCCAAACAAATCCCACCCCTGGTTCTATCCCTTCAGCTCCACCAATTGCTGATGGGATTATAGAAGATGGTCCTATTCAGTACCCATCAATTGATACCAGTTCTGTTGATGTGTCATCCCCAATTATCGAGGATGCACCTGGTAAAGCAGGTGAAAGGAAAGATGATGGGAGTGCATCATCATGTGTGATATGTTTAGATGCTCCAGTTGAGGGAGCATGCATTCCCTGTGGCCATATGGTTGGATGTATGTCTTGTTTGACCGAGATCAAAGAGAAGAAGTGGGGTTGCCCTGTTTGTCGGGCCAAGATTGACCAGGTTGTAAAGCTGTATGTTGTTTGA